The stretch of DNA GAGGTACCACAGACTCAGGTGGTCGTCTAACAGAAACCTCAATAACCGCACCTTCAACAGCACCCTGAGACCAGCTCACAGAAAGCCTGACCTCAACAATAGCCATTCCATCCTCCTAACATCTCAGAACACCACACTGAATGTGAGTAACCCCAAGAGTCCAAAGTTTAACCTCAAAAGGACAAACGGCACCTATCCTCCTTCACAGACCAAGGTCAACCTCCAGAAGTGGCCAGCAGAGAGGCAGTCACCCAGGAAGCGGACAGATTCAGGAAACAGACAACCATCTCGCCCTTTTCCACTGATGGACTTCTCCTCGTGTCCTTCCTCTGCAGGCTCCAGTCCTGCTGCCTctgctccctcctcccctccctctgctccctcctcccctccctctgctctctcctccccagcctcctccactccctctgCAGACTCCTCCCTACAGGATAGCCCTGAGCTAGATGAGGCACCCCTAAACCAAACCTTCACGGTGTCTATGTCCTCTGCCCCACTCACCAGGGTTAGGTATACTACCCTTGTCTTTAGTCCTGACAGATCTGAAGGCCCTTCCACAGCAGGAGGGTTGAGCAGCCCATCTCTGAGGTGTGCCCCCCCCACAGTCCCCAGTCAGAGGATTTGCACAGCAGTACGCCCTGTGGTCAGTATGGGCATGTCTTCAGACACAGAGAGGTCTGCCTACCGCTCCTCATCAGCACAGAGTCCCTACAGAGCCAGACTGCTGAGCTGGGAAGGCCAGCGTGCATCTCCTAACACTGGCCATAGAAGCCTCAAATCAGGCATTGCTGGATATCATCAGAGAAACATGGTGACGGTGGAACCCAGATCTTCCCCTGCGTTTTCCCCCTCTTTTCAGAGGCCTCTGATGTCACCCAGGAAGCTCCACCACCTGGACGCCTGCAGTACCTCCCAACTGAAAGTCCACTCATCTCGATTCCCCCATCAGGAGTCTACTGCTAGGGCAGCTCAGCCAAAGCTCCAGCGACACTATTCCCTGGATTCATTCTCCCCATCCATCAGTCTAAGGAACTCCACTAAGCAGATCGATAAGGACTTCCAGAAGCTCTACCACAAGCTTGTCTGTCAGGGCAAACCGGTCCCCTCCTGTCGCATGtgtgagaggagagcagagaccaCCAGAGGCCCCTCCTCCTCTGCTCTGGCTGCCCTGGCCCTGTCTCCTTACCACTCTGTCATGAGGAAGCGTCGCAGGGAGCTGGTCCAGGAACATTCCCCAGAGTCCAAACGCTTCAGAGACAACTCCTGCCTGTACTCACCAGGATCTCTCCGCCAGATAGAAATGATCAGGTGCCAGAATCGCTCAGACAGCCATTTGTCCTCCACCCATCTATCCTCCATCCAGAGGTACATCTCCTGTGACTCCCACGCCTGGAGCCCCCATAGGGCCAGCCTGTTTCAGATCCGCCACAGCCCCCATCACCAACACCACTCAGACGCAGCAGTCAGGAAAGCTGCAGGCTCCTGGTCTGGCCTGCATGTTGATCAGCCCTCTCCTGCTTGTGTAAGGGTCTTTCCACAGAGACAATGTACATACAGAACACCAGTATTTTGTTTCCTTATATTTTGTAACATTGCTGTCCTGTCTCCTGTTTTAGAGAGCGAAATACAACAGATTTGTTGGGATTCATCAAGGTTTGTTTGCTTTGTTTCTCAGGGAAAATAAAAGTCTGAACTTTGACCACTGCAATGAATGTATTCAGTTCTGATGAGACTTTCTCCCCCCAGGAACGTCACCTGTCAAGGCAGAGTGCCAATGTGGCTGTTCGCCAAGGTAACCATGACCTTATTCAGTCTGTTTTGTGTTGTCGTTAATCTTTCATAGAAGATGCATTTTGTTTCTCATGTTAACCAGCCTTCTTTCCCCAGTTTCTCTCGGAGACGGCTTCTGTATAAATGATGTCAACCCACAGAAAGACCTGCACCTCTACCTTTGGTTGATATGCCTGACTTAAATATCTGTTGCTGTTTTATATCAGCTTTTAAACAGTTCTGATGTTCCAATTATTAAGTCATGTTACAATGAACAGTGTTCCCACAAggtctttttttaatttttaaatagTCAAGTTATCTATTTTATGGAACCTTGGGATAACAATAGCTCTTTTTGAATGGATATATGCATAAAATACATACTAAATGACTTTAATAAAATAAGTGTTTGAAAACCTTTTGGCTGTATGCATTTATTTTATCACATCACAATAGGGAAAATCTAATTATGATCAACATAGAAAATAATCTGAAATGTACTTTACAGGAAGAATAGTGATTAGTCTAAATAGGGGAGACAAAGGATTCAACTACTTTAAACGGGTCTGCATATGTATTTTCAGCTATGTGAAATGAAGGCAAGTTGTTTCCACTAAACATTTTGTTTAAAGTCTTGTGCGTCTTACAGCTGATAAGGCAACTTGTACATCTCTCCAATGAGACGATAGAAATGAGGGGTTGGAACAGCTGCTTTCACCTCACAAAATGTTGCTTTTAAGTAACAATGGAATGTAATCTTACGTGGAATGAAAAGGCTGGGTTCAAATGTAATACATTGACATGCATAAGGTTGTGTTGCCAGAATGGCAGCATTAATGCCCCCAAATGATTCAGGACTAAGTACAATAAACAGCAGTAGTGTGATCAAGAGAACGGTTTGGTTGTGGTCATCTATGGCACTACTGTAGCACCGCCAGCTGTGTCTGATGACCTGTTGGGAGGGTTGTGGTCAGTCACCACTCCAGTTCCACAGGGTATTTTCCTGTGAGGCAGGCGGTGCAGTGGCCCACTCTCCTGCTGGCATTGGTGTTGATCCTATCATCCTTCCCCTGGAGGGAGGGGATTCCTCCCTGCACCGCTGATAACAGGCCCTCAACCGACAGATACCTCACACTGGTTGCACCTACAGAACACATCACAGTTTGCCACACACAACTGGTGTTAGCCAACCATGTCTCAAGTCACAGATCAAAATGTGAATCTAGAGGGGACTACTCTCAAAAACATGAACTTTGTAGCGTTCCAAATCTCACCAATGTAGCCAGCAATGTCCTCAAATTCAGGCCTGTTAGCAATCAGCTCCTCTTTTGTGGGGATGTTGATGCCCATGTAGCATGGGAACCTGATGGGTGGTGAGGCAACACGGATGTGAACCTATAGGAGGGAGGTAAGCAACCAAAATGAATGGTCATTACAAACAACGCAACAACAGACTTAGTATAGTACTCAACCATTATAACGAGGAGAGATTACCTGCAGTATAATTGATATAAAGAGGGCTGATAATGATCCAACTCTGGGCCACTCACCTCTGTGGCTCCTGCTTCCTTTAAGAGCTTTATTATGGGGGAGATGGTGTTGCCCCTGACGATGGAGTCATCAACGAGCACCACTCGCTTGCCTGTAAAGTTGTCTGTCAGTGCCCCAAACTTCTTGGCCACCCCCAACTGCCTGAGGCGTGTGTTTggttgaataaacgttctccCAACATAGCGATTCTTACACAGAACCTCCACGTACGGCAGTCCCGACTGCAGAATTGGAACAGAATAGTACAGACTGAAGCCCAAGAGGAGCACATGAATACATGCCCAGCATGAAAGAATAGTCAAGACATGCAACTTATCAAAACGTCCTATAGGCGACTACATTAAAAAAATTGTCATGGAAAACAGAAGACCTGATCAGTGTGTTTTACCATGCTGCCTCACCTGTTGTGCATATCCCAGTGCAGCCGGTGTAGCAGACTCCGGCACAGTGCTGACCACGTCTGCCTCTGTAGGGGCCTCAATGGCCAGCTGACGTCCACAGCGCTGCCTCACCGTGTACACCATCTGACCTGAAACaccaggaggaaacaggtgcTCTGGCATCAGGTCaaaggcaggtagcttagtggttagtgcgttgggccagtaaccaaaaggttgctggatcaaatccgcaagctgacaaggtgaaaatctgtccttctgcacctgaacaaggcagttaacccactgttccccggtaggccgtcattgtaaacaatattttttttaaactgatttgcctagttaaataagtgtTTTTTAAAGTTGTGCCGTAATCTCCCAGTCGAACTATTCACTACTCTCACCGACTAAGTACAAATCAGTTTTAGTGTTATTAGCTAGGCCAACTTCTAAATATGCCTACCTTCAAATATGGAATCTGGTCTGGCAAAGTAAACATATTCAAAGATGCAGAATGCAGGGAGGTCTCCCTCGGGGCGAGGGACGATGCTTAGGGACTTCACACCGTGTTTGGAGATCTGGACTATCTCTCCAGGCATCACCTCTCTGTAGTACCTGAGGACCAGACCGAGCAGAAAGAGGCTTGTGAGCCACAGGACCACACACACATTGCCATGGCAATAAGAGAACGGTAACCGTGGTGATGAGAGCTCACTTGGCACCGATGGACTGGAAACTGCAGGACTCTGATGACACCACCcagccctctgtctccccctcgccAGCACCTGACGGAGGACAGAATATGGCCTGTCAACCATCCATCTTCTTCCACCTCGTTATACAGTTGTGGTCAAATATATTGGCAGTGGCACCCTTGCACAATTCACTATTTCTTCTAAGTAGACATCATAAAATAAAAATGGTGtccagacatgtatttgtttgatTTACTACTGCACAGGACCAAGAAAGAAAAATTCTATACTGAAATTTAGATTGTTCACTTTCAGTCAAAATGGCCTGGACTAAATTATTCAAAATTCAAATTAATTTGGTTGGAGCAAGTGATTCTCATTCATACGTAATTTACCTTACCTGCCATTCAACCAGTTTTGAAAAGAGAAAACAGAACACTCTGCTCCATTGCaaagtgcaagggtgccaatatatccAATTATAGATTAGTAACCCTGCTCATAGATTAGTTCATCAAAAATGCACAAATCAAAAGATCCAAAAATACCATGCAGCACTAAGGGAGGACCAAAAATACCTGCAGTGTGGAGTTTAGAAATGGGGACGAGGCGCCCAATACTGAGGGGTCTGTTTCCATACGGGTCACGGATAGCATAGATCACATCTGTGTACATCACCAGCAGCGAGTAGGATGTCGGGGTCTCATGCATCAGGTTCTTTATCCTGCAATGGCGAGAATAAACAATCAATCAAGATGAAGAAGAGTGTTACAGGAGGTTAAAGAGGAGATGGGGTATTATTGGAATAGAAGGTTCTAGAACCAACCTGGCCACCCAGTCAGGGGCATCCAGCTCCTCCATGGGTGGAGTCAGAGCCAGCAGCTGGGTGATGAGCTCACTGTCTGAGCTGGTGGACAGGCCCACGCCGTGACGCATCACCTGCCATACACAGTAATGTACAtttaaaacaaaaacacacagcagtcacacacaaggTCGTGGATATGACAACACAACCTACCTTCTTACGCAGTGCGGCTGCATTGACCAGCTCCCCGTTGTGTGCCACAGCGATCTTGCCGTGCAGTGTGTCCACCACAAAGGGCTGGCAGTTCTGCAGCTCAGAGATGCCCGTGGTGGAGTAGCGCGTGTGCCCGATGCCCAGGTTACCATAGCGCAGCTTCAGAAGGTTCTCAGGTGGGAAGGCGTTGTTCACTAAGCCCATTCCCTGAGTTGGGAAGAGACGTAGCTATTCACAACACATAGGCAGACAGGGACAtcttgggcacacacacacacactgaactttgctctcaatttaaaaaaaaaaaagaaatgtagcCAAACTGTGATTAGTAAAGCTTTAGGTGATGATATCACATGCCAGTTATGCTACAAGTGTCTCATTTCTATACAGTGTGTTCTCTCCTTGTACTTCTGAGATTTTAGTTAACTAATAGGACTGAAACTCCCACGAATGGAAGGGTTTAAAAAGGTGTTTtgttgtttgggggggggggggggggggggtgatagcaTTATGCCTAGTTTGAGGCCACTGGTGGGATGTTGTGTAAATTAGAGGACAAGTTGAGTGTCTTTGTAATCTAGAATGAGTGGGAttgtagctgtttctctctcatgTTTCCATACTGAATGGTTCTGTTTGTCACACATTTGTACCTTGAGGGTGTTGTACGTTGGTGGGTTGACTCCATTGCTTGTGACAATTCCAGCACTTTCCTGACCCctaaataaacaaaaacaaatagaTTGCTTGAATGAGTtttagtgaggtggaaacacttgCAACAATGACACAGCGGTCCTTAAATCTCTTACAGTCAAACCAACTCGACTTTGCTTGATGCAACATGTTAGAGGCCAGCTTTTATGCATGCATAATGCCTTGGGGCAGACTAAACCGTTTTGGTGAAGGAGAAGTGTTGTAGACCGGAGGGGGGGGATGGGGgttgtgtgtatctgcagtggagTTGCCTTATATGGAGTGGCCTTGCGCTGCAGACGATTTGCCAAGCTGCTTCTCGGATTACAGTCCATCCCTCCCCCACATCACAAAGCTTAAGCCAGTAGTGAGGCTGCGTGGGCGTTCCTCTCAGGCTTAAACGCCTGGTTGCCTAGGGAACCGGGCAGCAGAGGAAGGGGGGCTGGGAGAGAAAGAAGCGTTTCCAGGTCAGCTCAAacatggagagaggagcagggagacaaAGAAGAGGTGAAGAAGAGacggtagaggtagaggagacaggagcagCAGGACAGTGGGGGGAAGCGGAGGTGCTGGCTCTTCTGTCAGTGTGGGGGGAGCTGGGAGCAGCTCAGCATTCAGGCGTGAGCAGCAGAGCCACATTTGAATGCATCTCAGAGCAGCTGAGAGGGCTCAGCGTGCTGCGGGACTGGAGGGAGTGTCAAGCACAGTGCAGGAGGCTGGGACTGCAAGCCAGGAAGGCTGAATCACCAGGCACATTCACCAACTACAATCAGGGGGCAACAGCCATGATGGACACCCAAATGACCCCAAGTGACttggtggaagaggaggaggatctgACCAGTAAGAAAGAGGCCCACTCTTCCTTAGTCACAATGCAGGAAGGTAACTCGGAGTTACAGGAACAGTGTGATATTGGGAGAGAAATATACAAGTGCTTACAAAATATTTGTATATGGAAACTTTGAAAGAATTACAGTATATAGCAATTGGCGTAGGTTATAGGAAGCAATGAAATAAAACGATCTGCGACATCCCAACACACTAACTGTGAGTGAAGGATTGTTAAGATAATGTCAGAAAAACAGTGGACCATAGACTATGCCTAATAAATGTAGTATAAAATCTTAAGTTGTTTAGTATATGCAGCAGTAGTCTAACTAGCAGTCTTTAAATGATCCCTCATTTAAATAAGAAGCCTCAGAGGCTGCTTTGTGACCAAGATGTTGACTCAGACACAACTGGAGTCACATACCAGTAGCCTAGAAAAGGATTACACTGAATCTAAATAAACCTGAGTATTTGTAACAGACAATATCAAAAAAGTATCCCTTGATTCACATTCCTTTAAAAGTGTAAGCGTATGTGTGTGTTCGTTTAGGAGGCCCGTGTCAGATTCTTCATGGGGCTCCCCCCTACGCCCAATGCGTGGGCCCGGAGGGGGGCCGCCACTGGACAGATGAGGAGGTGCGGGCTCTGCTGTGTGTCTGGTCTGACCGCCACGTCCGGCAGCGTCTGAAAGGGACGCTACGCAACAAGGCCATCTTCCAGGAGATGGCCCGCCGCATGCAAAGAGGTTTCGGAGTGGTGCGCAACTGGAAACAATGTCGCACTAAATACAAGAACCTCAAGTATGAGTACAAGATGGCCAAGAGCGCCCAGGCCGCTGCAGGCAGCAGCGGCACCGGCCCAGGAAGGTACATGAAATTCTTTGATGAGTTGGAGGCCATATTGCTGGACAGGGGATTTGATGGGAAGGATGGGGACCATGATATGCAGAGGAGAGGACCAGATGTTGACCAGGGAGCTGGGAGGCTGGAAACTCTTGGAGGCCAGACACAGTCTACAGCACCTGAAGGAGACCTGGTCATTGAGATTgatggtgaggttttaatgaatGATGATACTGAATCAGTACATTGCCTAGTCTTAGTTCTACTTCTTACAGTCCTGGAACAAATGTCTCTTTCAGATGACAATAGTGACGATTATGAGCTGGACACAGACCAAAATCAAAGGGAATTAGGTATGTGTAATCAAATAACCTAcagcagaaatgccttctgaaaTTTAACAGCTATGCCCATTGCCCACTCACTATTCTGTCTCCCACCCTAATAGAGGCCCACATATCACCACTGGACCAGTCTAGCTCTGAGCAGTTCCACGTGGTAACAGTGTCCGACACAGGACGGAACTGGAGTGACCAGGAGGTGCGTGCACTGATCCAGGTGTGGTCTGAAGAGGGCGTGTGCAGGCAGCTGCAGAGCTCCACCAGAAAGAGGGACATCTTTGTGCAGATCTCCTGCCGGCTACTGCAGCAGGGGGTGGAGCGCGACTGGAAGCAGTGTCACACCAAATACAAGAACCTCAAGTACCTGTACCGCTCCTTACAGAGGGGAAGGGCTGACGGCACGGACCCACGCCACCTTATGAGGTTCTATGATGAGGTGGATGCCATTTTGACCAGGTCGGATAGTGGACCTACCATGAGATATGAGGAACAAGCAGAGGCTGGTGCCATTTTGGCTGGGGCGGCCATGATAGGGTACGAGGATGGCAAAGATGCCATTTTCATGTCGTCAGATAGAGCAACTGCAAGAATGGGACATGAAGAGAGGACTCGTCCAGTTAACTCTTACACAGCTCAAAGCTATGAGGTTATCCCCAGGAATGAGGACAAACGAGCATACACAGGTAAAAAAGTGACTCAGATAGCAATTGTAGATAAACCTAGGGTCACTCCATATAATTTAGTGGTGACCATATATTAGATAACAAACAAGCCATTACATGTTCAGACATTTCCCACATCTCTATTTTATAGCCAGATTCAAAATTAACCGCCATCAGCCCCAAAGCTGGTAGTCGGAGACAGTAGAACCTGGTGGAGGAAAAGAGGTTCTGATATTGTGCATTAACACTGATTCGTCATATGCCTATTGGTTCCTTACAGGCAATGCTGAGATGGATAAAAGAGAGGACCTGACAGCAAAAAGAGGGCTGAAGAGGAACGCATTGGATCAAGGTTAAATTGTACCTACTCCCTCAACAATTATGTTTCTCACATCACGAGAATGTCCTATCTAATTTTAAAATCCACACGTGACCAAAGGCTCAGTAACAGACTAACGATGGACAGTGTGACTGGGTGAGTCAGTCCAGTGACTTGCCAATGAGTCTCCTAATCAAATCATGAGAGGGTGGGTTGGTAAGGAGTCAGGAAACTGCTGAGAAAAGGCTAAAACATTGGCCTTTACAAAACTGCAATATGGTTTATGTGTATCCATTTGTTCAAAATGTAGAACAGTGTTTCCAGTTAAATGAAGATTACAATCTGTCATCAAAATCTGAAGAGATCACATTCTTTTGTACACATTTTGAAATATTCACCGAACACATTAGCACAATCAATTTGAGAGGACCAAGGTCAAGAATCTGAGAGGACCAAGGTCAAGAATCTGCGCCAGATAGCTCTTTTGTACATCACGGCAGCCCCAACTCTGATATTTTTCTCTCTCCACTAAataggtcaaaagaccaattagtggaaaaaacatcagatttgggctgcctgtgtgaacACAACCCATGTGTCACAGACTTCCACACTCAGTAAAAAGTGAGTAAAGGCATTTAACCCCCTCAACTCAATCACTGATGTACTGACCCTATTGATTccttgtttgtttttttagaTACACATAGACCTGTGAAAAGGCATGACACTGGGGGCAGCTGTGCTGAGAGTATTGACTTCCAGTACAAAGAGGAGGATCAATACATTCCTATTATAGAGATCAACTCAGTCTGTTCCATGGCAGCCTCTGACTCATTCCGAGAAAAACAGGTAGGCGTCAGAATGTGAAAAATGATGTTTTAACATCATTGTAACCAGTTGACTGTTGTATACAATAAGAGTCTGAAAGTTGTGGTACACAATGCCTTTACGAAATATATTGAGTTGAGTCTCCATTGGATAAATGTATCAGCGCTAGTCTGGAATCCAAGAACGAGATGTCCATACTTTCACCGGAAACAAAGTAATACTTAAATGTCTAATTTAGCAAG from Salvelinus fontinalis isolate EN_2023a chromosome 5, ASM2944872v1, whole genome shotgun sequence encodes:
- the si:dkeyp-117h8.4 gene encoding uncharacterized protein si:dkeyp-117h8.4, giving the protein MDDFVKNKFQNNVKIYTDNLERIVQKYSKLHDDGTEVNLEDITPKDVSRCMFKSELELLKLELSKSDAGLAELSLGDISEIHRPHDTTGDFKMDISYHQDDANNDCVDEGAVDTSAVTAPSNDSVMQQAAENSHWVDNSKVNETRSNLWGAPEEQDGELERSLSSQRSTLQELYPSMLSQIGEAWRRQHMSDAAVGVLRRYHRLRWSSNRNLNNRTFNSTLRPAHRKPDLNNSHSILLTSQNTTLNVSNPKSPKFNLKRTNGTYPPSQTKVNLQKWPAERQSPRKRTDSGNRQPSRPFPLMDFSSCPSSAGSSPAASAPSSPPSAPSSPPSALSSPASSTPSADSSLQDSPELDEAPLNQTFTVSMSSAPLTRVRYTTLVFSPDRSEGPSTAGGLSSPSLRCAPPTVPSQRICTAVRPVVSMGMSSDTERSAYRSSSAQSPYRARLLSWEGQRASPNTGHRSLKSGIAGYHQRNMVTVEPRSSPAFSPSFQRPLMSPRKLHHLDACSTSQLKVHSSRFPHQESTARAAQPKLQRHYSLDSFSPSISLRNSTKQIDKDFQKLYHKLVCQGKPVPSCRMCERRAETTRGPSSSALAALALSPYHSVMRKRRRELVQEHSPESKRFRDNSCLYSPGSLRQIEMIRCQNRSDSHLSSTHLSSIQRYISCDSHAWSPHRASLFQIRHSPHHQHHSDAAVRKAAGSWSGLHVDQPSPACRAKYNRFVGIHQGTSPVKAECQCGCSPSFSRRRLLYK
- the paics gene encoding multifunctional protein ADE2 isoform X2; translated protein: MERGAGRQRRGEEETVEVEETGAAGQWGEAEVLALLSVWGELGAAQHSGVSSRATFECISEQLRGLSVLRDWRECQAQCRRLGLQARKAESPGTFTNYNQGATAMMDTQMTPSDLVEEEEDLTRGPCQILHGAPPYAQCVGPEGGRHWTDEEVRALLCVWSDRHVRQRLKGTLRNKAIFQEMARRMQRGFGVVRNWKQCRTKYKNLKYEYKMAKSAQAAAGSSGTGPGRYMKFFDELEAILLDRGFDGKDGDHDMQRRGPDVDQGAGRLETLGGQTQSTAPEGDLVIEIDDDNSDDYELDTDQNQRELEAHISPLDQSSSEQFHVVTVSDTGRNWSDQEVRALIQVWSEEGVCRQLQSSTRKRDIFVQISCRLLQQGVERDWKQCHTKYKNLKYLYRSLQRGRADGTDPRHLMRFYDEVDAILTRSDSGPTMRYEEQAEAGAILAGAAMIGYEDGKDAIFMSSDRATARMGHEERTRPVNSYTAQSYEVIPRNEDKRAYTGNAEMDKREDLTAKRGLKRNALDQDTHRPVKRHDTGGSCAESIDFQYKEEDQYIPIIEINSVCSMAASDSFREKQGCRSSSNMASPSELKLGQKLNEGKTKQIFELADEPGHVLVQSKDQITAGNAARKDQMEGKAAIANRTTSCVFKLLQEAGIKTAFVRQQSEKAFVAAHCEMIPIEWVCRRVATGSFLKRNPGVKEGYRFSPLKMEMFFKDDANNDPQWSEEQLLETKLSLAGLTIGRCEVDIMNRSTVAIFEVLERAWATQNCTLVDMKIEFGVNVSTKEIVLADVIDNDSWRLWPAGDRSQQKDKQVYRDLKEVTPEAMQMVKRNFEWVSESVKRLLEPQASGRVVVLMGSISDTAHCEKIRKACGSYGIPCDLRVTSAHKGPDETLRIKAEYEGDGVPTVFVAVAGRSNGLGPVMSGNTVYPVINCPPITPNWGAQDIWSSLRMPSGLGCSTVLSPEAAAQFAAQIFGLSDHLVWSKLRASMLNTWVSLKQADKKLQACSL
- the ppat gene encoding amidophosphoribosyltransferase yields the protein MSEFEESGIGEECGVFGCVAAGEWPTQLEVAKVLTLGLVALQHRGQESAGIVTSNGVNPPTYNTLKGMGLVNNAFPPENLLKLRYGNLGIGHTRYSTTGISELQNCQPFVVDTLHGKIAVAHNGELVNAAALRKKVMRHGVGLSTSSDSELITQLLALTPPMEELDAPDWVARIKNLMHETPTSYSLLVMYTDVIYAIRDPYGNRPLSIGRLVPISKLHTAGAGEGETEGWVVSSESCSFQSIGAKYYREVMPGEIVQISKHGVKSLSIVPRPEGDLPAFCIFEYVYFARPDSIFEGQMVYTVRQRCGRQLAIEAPTEADVVSTVPESATPAALGYAQQSGLPYVEVLCKNRYVGRTFIQPNTRLRQLGVAKKFGALTDNFTGKRVVLVDDSIVRGNTISPIIKLLKEAGATEVHIRVASPPIRFPCYMGINIPTKEELIANRPEFEDIAGYIGATSVRYLSVEGLLSAVQGGIPSLQGKDDRINTNASRRVGHCTACLTGKYPVELEW
- the paics gene encoding multifunctional protein ADE2 isoform X1; its protein translation is MERGAGRQRRGEEETVEVEETGAAGQWGEAEVLALLSVWGELGAAQHSGVSSRATFECISEQLRGLSVLRDWRECQAQCRRLGLQARKAESPGTFTNYNQGATAMMDTQMTPSDLVEEEEDLTSKKEAHSSLVTMQEGGPCQILHGAPPYAQCVGPEGGRHWTDEEVRALLCVWSDRHVRQRLKGTLRNKAIFQEMARRMQRGFGVVRNWKQCRTKYKNLKYEYKMAKSAQAAAGSSGTGPGRYMKFFDELEAILLDRGFDGKDGDHDMQRRGPDVDQGAGRLETLGGQTQSTAPEGDLVIEIDDDNSDDYELDTDQNQRELEAHISPLDQSSSEQFHVVTVSDTGRNWSDQEVRALIQVWSEEGVCRQLQSSTRKRDIFVQISCRLLQQGVERDWKQCHTKYKNLKYLYRSLQRGRADGTDPRHLMRFYDEVDAILTRSDSGPTMRYEEQAEAGAILAGAAMIGYEDGKDAIFMSSDRATARMGHEERTRPVNSYTAQSYEVIPRNEDKRAYTGNAEMDKREDLTAKRGLKRNALDQDTHRPVKRHDTGGSCAESIDFQYKEEDQYIPIIEINSVCSMAASDSFREKQGCRSSSNMASPSELKLGQKLNEGKTKQIFELADEPGHVLVQSKDQITAGNAARKDQMEGKAAIANRTTSCVFKLLQEAGIKTAFVRQQSEKAFVAAHCEMIPIEWVCRRVATGSFLKRNPGVKEGYRFSPLKMEMFFKDDANNDPQWSEEQLLETKLSLAGLTIGRCEVDIMNRSTVAIFEVLERAWATQNCTLVDMKIEFGVNVSTKEIVLADVIDNDSWRLWPAGDRSQQKDKQVYRDLKEVTPEAMQMVKRNFEWVSESVKRLLEPQASGRVVVLMGSISDTAHCEKIRKACGSYGIPCDLRVTSAHKGPDETLRIKAEYEGDGVPTVFVAVAGRSNGLGPVMSGNTVYPVINCPPITPNWGAQDIWSSLRMPSGLGCSTVLSPEAAAQFAAQIFGLSDHLVWSKLRASMLNTWVSLKQADKKLQACSL